Proteins encoded within one genomic window of Flavobacterium oreochromis:
- a CDS encoding class I SAM-dependent methyltransferase — MNFDLLAPKVQEFIENSLTLNFTKVALMKNPFPEIPWNEILNQIASKTKAKEKLPTWYHQKNIIFPSKLSVEQTSSEITARYKSTLINGKTLIDLTGGFGVDDYYFSKNFNQLIHCEIKSELHEITKHNFKNLKANNIECYLGDSHEILKNFNQVFDWIYIDPSRRNDTKGKVFLLKDCLPNVPDFLDFYFQFTEHILIKTAPILDISAGLNELRNVKEIHIVALQNEVKEILWIIEKNYKQDILIKAVNITKEEKEVIEFLWGKESFDCKHSIVQDFLYEPNSAIMKSGAFDYICHLFPVYKLHSFSHLYTNSELINFPGRKFRVLQNIPYNKIEIKKHLEGKKANITTRNFPETVEIIRKKWKIKEGGDLYTFFTTDLDNNKIILLCEKI; from the coding sequence ATGAATTTTGATTTATTAGCTCCTAAAGTACAAGAATTCATAGAAAATTCATTAACGCTAAATTTTACAAAGGTAGCATTAATGAAAAACCCTTTTCCAGAAATACCTTGGAATGAAATTTTAAATCAAATTGCTTCAAAAACAAAAGCAAAAGAAAAATTACCTACATGGTATCACCAAAAAAACATTATTTTCCCAAGTAAATTATCTGTAGAACAAACCTCATCTGAAATTACAGCCCGATACAAGTCTACACTTATTAATGGTAAAACACTAATTGATCTAACAGGAGGGTTTGGAGTAGATGATTATTATTTTTCTAAGAATTTCAATCAATTAATTCATTGTGAAATTAAAAGTGAATTACATGAGATTACAAAGCATAATTTTAAAAATCTAAAAGCAAATAATATTGAATGTTATCTTGGCGATAGCCATGAAATTTTAAAGAATTTCAATCAAGTTTTTGACTGGATATACATTGATCCTTCTAGAAGAAATGATACAAAGGGTAAGGTTTTTTTATTAAAAGACTGCTTACCTAATGTTCCTGATTTTTTAGATTTCTATTTTCAATTCACAGAACATATTTTAATCAAAACAGCTCCAATCTTAGATATATCAGCAGGTCTGAATGAATTAAGAAACGTAAAAGAAATTCATATTGTAGCTTTACAAAATGAAGTAAAAGAAATTCTTTGGATTATTGAAAAAAATTACAAGCAAGATATTTTAATAAAGGCCGTTAACATTACGAAAGAGGAAAAAGAGGTCATAGAATTTTTATGGGGAAAAGAATCATTTGACTGTAAGCATTCAATAGTTCAAGATTTTTTATACGAACCGAATAGCGCAATTATGAAATCAGGAGCATTTGACTATATTTGTCATCTATTTCCTGTTTACAAACTTCATTCTTTTTCACATTTATATACTAATAGTGAACTTATTAATTTCCCAGGCAGAAAATTTAGAGTACTGCAAAATATTCCGTACAATAAAATAGAAATCAAAAAACATCTGGAAGGGAAAAAAGCAAACATTACAACTCGAAATTTTCCAGAAACAGTTGAAATTATTCGGAAAAAATGGAAAATAAAAGAAGGCGGTGATTTGTACACTTTCTTTACAACAGATTTAGATAATAATAAAATTATTTTACTTTGCGAGAAAATTTAA
- a CDS encoding AI-2E family transporter produces the protein MESKAIANGIIRAVITLVTITLLVYFLYKIKTVIIYLVISLLLSMIGSPIVDFFRKKLRLKNTLAVLTTLSLFGVIIASFFLMFIPLINSQATHISLLDSKTLSTQIEHLIIQLESFLNTNGFKADQILNKNNLTKYLNFHFLSEFLNTFINTISNFGMGIASSFFITFFFLKDRAIFLRLFKNILPDEHEEKIIASFKKIDFLLLKYFSGILLQLLIVFILYLIVLFFFNVENSLIIAFICAVLNIIPYIGPLIASVLAVTLSLLGSFNGSINAEMLYHSLYILIGFFIVQFIDNNFSQPIIFSNSTNSHPLEIFLVILIFGFLFGIMGMIIAVPSYTILKVIGKEFFPDNKFIHSLTKNL, from the coding sequence ATGGAAAGTAAAGCTATTGCAAACGGAATTATAAGAGCAGTCATTACTTTAGTTACTATAACACTTTTAGTTTATTTTCTTTACAAAATAAAGACAGTTATTATTTACCTAGTAATCTCATTACTATTATCCATGATAGGATCTCCTATTGTTGATTTTTTTAGAAAAAAATTAAGATTAAAAAACACTTTAGCAGTATTAACCACTCTTTCTCTTTTTGGAGTTATTATAGCTAGTTTTTTTTTAATGTTTATCCCATTAATAAACAGCCAAGCGACACATATTTCATTATTAGATAGCAAAACACTATCTACACAAATAGAACATTTAATCATACAATTAGAATCTTTTTTAAACACTAATGGCTTCAAAGCAGACCAAATATTAAATAAAAACAATTTAACAAAATACCTCAATTTTCATTTTCTAAGTGAATTTTTAAACACCTTCATTAATACTATCAGTAATTTTGGAATGGGAATAGCCTCCTCTTTTTTTATTACGTTTTTCTTTTTAAAAGACAGAGCTATTTTTCTTCGATTATTTAAAAACATATTACCTGACGAACATGAGGAAAAAATTATTGCATCCTTTAAAAAAATAGACTTTTTACTCTTAAAATATTTTAGCGGTATATTACTACAACTCCTTATTGTTTTTATACTCTATCTAATAGTTTTATTCTTTTTCAATGTAGAAAATTCTTTGATTATAGCTTTCATTTGTGCTGTTCTAAACATTATACCCTACATTGGTCCTCTTATAGCAAGTGTTTTAGCAGTCACACTCTCTTTATTAGGCAGCTTTAATGGCAGCATTAATGCAGAAATGCTTTATCATAGTTTATACATTTTAATTGGTTTCTTCATTGTACAATTTATTGACAACAATTTTAGTCAACCTATTATTTTTTCAAATAGTACTAACTCACATCCTTTGGAAATATTTTTAGTAATCTTAATTTTTGGATTTTTATTTGGAATTATGGGAATGATCATTGCAGTTCCATCTTACACGATCCTTAAAGTAATTGGAAAAGAATTTTTCCCTGACAATAAATTCATCCATTCTCTCACAAAAAATTTATAA
- a CDS encoding zinc metalloprotease, with amino-acid sequence MKKLLLSASAALMMFSCQKEESVTNNQVDATAHRGCASHEVLERQMQEDPGLASRMNDIEKQTSEAIKSGRLVNGVIEIPVVFNVLYRTTAENISLAQLQSQIDVLNKDYSATNTDYNTANNPYASVRSGNLGIRFVLDQVIRKTTTKTSWGTADAMKKSTQGGINPTSPTTKLNVWVCTIGGGILGYAQFPGGSSATDGVVLDSKYTGNTGTATSPFNLGRTATHEVGHWMNLRHIWGDTTCGSDLVSDTPVHDSANYGVPAVGHRSTCTGTPLEMYMNYMDYTDDRGMYMFSLGQKSRALAVFASGGARNSFAQP; translated from the coding sequence ATGAAAAAATTATTATTATCAGCTTCTGCTGCTTTAATGATGTTCTCTTGCCAAAAAGAAGAAAGCGTTACAAATAACCAAGTAGATGCAACTGCTCATAGAGGATGTGCATCACACGAAGTTTTAGAAAGACAAATGCAAGAAGATCCAGGATTAGCATCTAGAATGAATGATATTGAAAAACAAACTTCAGAGGCTATTAAATCAGGAAGATTGGTAAACGGTGTAATTGAAATACCAGTTGTTTTTAATGTTTTATACAGAACTACAGCTGAAAACATTTCATTAGCTCAGTTACAATCACAAATTGACGTTTTAAACAAAGATTATTCAGCTACTAATACTGATTACAACACAGCTAACAATCCATATGCTAGTGTAAGAAGTGGAAACTTAGGTATTCGTTTTGTATTAGACCAAGTAATAAGAAAAACAACTACTAAAACATCTTGGGGTACAGCTGATGCTATGAAAAAATCAACTCAAGGCGGTATAAACCCTACTTCTCCTACAACTAAATTAAACGTTTGGGTTTGTACAATTGGAGGAGGTATCTTAGGATATGCACAATTCCCTGGTGGATCTTCAGCTACTGATGGTGTAGTTTTAGACTCAAAATACACAGGAAATACGGGAACAGCTACTTCCCCATTCAACTTAGGTCGTACAGCTACTCACGAAGTAGGTCACTGGATGAACTTACGTCATATTTGGGGTGATACTACTTGTGGTTCTGACTTAGTATCTGACACTCCTGTTCATGACTCAGCAAACTATGGTGTTCCAGCAGTGGGTCACAGATCAACTTGTACAGGCACTCCACTTGAAATGTATATGAACTATATGGACTATACTGATGACAGAGGAATGTATATGTTCTCATTAGGTCAAAAATCAAGAGCTCTAGCAGTATTTGCATCTGGAGGTGCAAGAAATTCTTTCGCTCAACCATAA
- a CDS encoding tetratricopeptide repeat protein codes for MGSSSVFCQQSEIYTNPLSSYQKGIDLFKSKSYLAAQQIFDKAQKTTQFETASDCAFYSALASLRLKQDSADQKMLQFIREYPTSAKMNTAYSELATYFFENGRYAYALEYFEKVDESALTYEELNKYYFYRGYTFFTTHDKKLAKQYFNRVLQSKEYGSKAKYYLGFLAYQGDQYEEASKYFDQVDKDNNYSEKLSYFQADMAFKSGAFQKAIDLGIKAMINSTVEEKSELNKIIGESYFNLREYDKSIPYLKAYQGKDGKWNNTDFYQLGYAFYQKKDYQSAIGYFNRIIEGNDLVAQNAYYHLGESYLKIEKKQPALNAFKNASEMIFDKKIQEDAYLNYARLSYDIGNSYQTTPEVLTAFLAKYPNTAHKNEIENLLVNSFITSRNYKEALLLLEKNKTITNRSVYQKVAFYRGLELYTEGKNEEALNLFKKAISEQKDPTFTTRATFWKGEVEYTKNDFSDALLSYKQFLGFIESKVTPEYKNINYNIAYVYFKQKEYEQASKFFQKYVEGTKEDRARLIDAYLRLADCYFVTSQYNLAIESYDKVIALKAIDVDYASFQKAISYGFAGKNDRKIIELNSFIKKFPDSQYRDDALYELGNTYTTIGQSSAAIKIYDQLITEYKNGNYTSKAILRQGLIFYNEDKDELALLKFKKVVQEYPKTEEANESVRTARLIYIDKGQVQEYANWIKTLDFVDLNDTTLDQDAWESVEKQYAQENKQQAIINLKSYINTFPNGSHILKAYFYLAELYYQKEVIDLSISNYEYLVSKSRNEYTEQALTRLSELFLKKQNIESSISYLVRLENESDIPQNKIYAQANLMKIYNDKKIFIMLLFMQKKY; via the coding sequence TTGGGAAGTTCATCCGTTTTTTGTCAGCAATCTGAAATTTATACAAATCCTCTTAGTTCATATCAAAAAGGGATTGATCTTTTTAAAAGTAAAAGCTATTTAGCTGCTCAACAGATTTTTGATAAAGCACAAAAAACAACTCAATTTGAAACAGCATCAGATTGTGCTTTTTATAGTGCATTAGCTTCTTTAAGATTAAAGCAAGATAGTGCAGATCAAAAAATGTTGCAGTTTATAAGAGAATATCCCACTAGTGCTAAAATGAATACAGCTTATTCGGAACTTGCAACTTATTTTTTTGAAAATGGGAGATATGCGTATGCTTTAGAATATTTTGAGAAAGTAGATGAATCAGCATTAACATATGAGGAACTGAATAAATATTATTTTTATCGAGGTTATACATTTTTTACAACTCATGATAAAAAATTAGCAAAACAATATTTTAATAGAGTTCTTCAGTCTAAAGAATATGGTTCAAAAGCAAAATACTATTTAGGGTTTTTAGCTTATCAAGGAGATCAATACGAAGAAGCAAGTAAATATTTTGATCAAGTCGATAAAGATAATAATTACAGTGAAAAGCTGTCTTATTTTCAGGCTGATATGGCTTTTAAGTCAGGAGCTTTTCAAAAAGCAATTGACTTAGGAATAAAAGCAATGATTAACTCTACAGTAGAAGAAAAATCAGAACTTAATAAGATTATAGGTGAAAGTTATTTTAATTTAAGAGAATACGATAAAAGTATTCCTTATTTAAAAGCATATCAAGGTAAAGATGGTAAATGGAATAATACTGATTTTTATCAGTTAGGGTATGCTTTTTATCAAAAGAAAGATTATCAGTCAGCTATAGGGTATTTTAATAGAATTATTGAAGGAAATGATTTGGTAGCCCAAAATGCTTACTATCATTTAGGAGAAAGTTATTTGAAAATAGAGAAAAAACAACCTGCTTTAAATGCTTTTAAGAATGCCTCCGAAATGATTTTTGATAAAAAAATTCAAGAAGATGCTTATCTAAATTATGCACGTTTAAGTTACGATATAGGCAACTCGTATCAGACAACGCCTGAAGTTTTAACTGCTTTTTTAGCAAAATATCCTAATACCGCTCATAAAAATGAAATTGAAAATTTATTAGTTAATTCTTTTATAACCTCTCGTAATTACAAAGAAGCATTGTTGTTACTTGAAAAAAATAAAACAATAACAAATAGATCAGTTTATCAAAAAGTAGCTTTTTATAGAGGTCTTGAGTTATATACAGAAGGAAAAAACGAAGAAGCTTTGAATTTATTTAAAAAAGCTATTAGTGAACAAAAAGACCCCACTTTTACAACTCGTGCTACTTTTTGGAAAGGGGAGGTGGAGTATACTAAAAATGATTTTTCAGATGCTTTATTAAGTTACAAACAATTTTTAGGTTTTATAGAATCAAAAGTAACACCTGAATATAAAAATATAAACTATAATATAGCATATGTCTATTTTAAACAGAAAGAATATGAACAAGCCTCAAAGTTTTTTCAAAAATATGTAGAAGGTACAAAAGAAGATAGAGCACGATTGATCGATGCGTATTTAAGATTAGCAGATTGTTATTTTGTTACTTCTCAGTATAATTTAGCTATTGAATCCTATGATAAAGTTATAGCATTAAAAGCAATTGATGTTGACTATGCTAGTTTTCAAAAAGCAATTTCTTACGGTTTTGCTGGAAAAAATGATCGAAAAATAATTGAACTTAATAGTTTCATTAAAAAATTCCCTGATTCTCAATATCGTGATGATGCACTTTATGAGCTGGGTAACACTTATACAACAATAGGACAGTCTTCAGCAGCCATAAAAATTTATGATCAGTTAATTACTGAGTATAAAAATGGAAATTATACCTCAAAAGCTATTTTACGTCAAGGCCTCATATTTTATAATGAAGATAAAGACGAATTAGCTTTGTTAAAATTTAAAAAGGTAGTACAAGAATATCCCAAAACGGAAGAAGCAAATGAATCTGTTCGTACGGCTAGACTTATTTATATAGATAAAGGGCAAGTACAAGAGTATGCAAATTGGATAAAAACCCTAGATTTTGTAGATCTAAATGATACAACATTAGATCAAGATGCTTGGGAGTCAGTAGAAAAACAATATGCACAAGAAAATAAACAGCAAGCAATTATTAATTTAAAAAGTTATATTAATACCTTCCCTAATGGATCTCATATATTAAAAGCATATTTCTATTTAGCTGAATTATATTATCAAAAAGAGGTAATAGATTTATCTATTTCTAATTATGAATATTTAGTTTCAAAATCAAGAAACGAATACACAGAACAAGCACTTACTCGTTTGTCAGAATTATTTCTAAAAAAACAAAATATAGAGTCATCTATTTCATATTTAGTTCGTTTAGAAAATGAGTCTGATATTCCGCAGAATAAAATTTATGCACAGGCTAATTTGATGAAAATTTATAATGATAAAAAGATTTTCATAATGCTGTTATTTATGCAGAAAAAGTATTAG
- a CDS encoding TonB-dependent receptor, with protein MNKITIYTIIAFWIFSQKGLAQKKEDTIGTEIINVVKPYTPTISDAFKIKEVLPVTEVETTQKEVVKYQIFSFPVASTFVPSKGKATSIEKIKQEKLWSNYIAAAYGNYNTLHSELFITHDIDDTQYLGGTLRYLGSGGGISGVSLNNGYADLLFGGFYSYTFDQNLLKVDASYNREGYNWYGLPIKNPNFNGVNYSIIKPQHLYNTLKADAELIVSKSFFNKMNIRYIGFSDDYNSSENRFILNPRFNFDINQTDLKLNCNLDYVTTSFDKSFQINSNMQGKDLSIQQSSLIFSIHPSLTFVKDDLSIDFGAELSYLTRLKNMYSGIDQGTQTGFYFYPKIYASYKVVGDLMVANAGAEGGLEQQTYQNFANQNKFLSPTLDCKPSDRQYALFLGLNGKLANTISYHLKSTYESVKNKSLFVSNPYLSNPTQNYSYGNSFNIVYDDLKNLSFFGELKADLNKDIALGINALFNSYQTANQLEAWNLPIVKIGFLADFNIGEKFYAGTQFFYVGERKDQFKSFTGFIYPDSVQNVDPYFDMNLDLGYKHNERLTFFIKGNNLANQNYQRWLNYPVQGMQIIGGVSYKFDL; from the coding sequence ATGAATAAAATCACTATATATACAATAATTGCTTTTTGGATTTTTTCTCAAAAGGGATTAGCTCAAAAAAAAGAAGATACGATAGGAACCGAAATAATAAATGTAGTAAAACCTTATACACCTACTATTTCAGACGCTTTTAAAATAAAAGAAGTTCTTCCAGTAACAGAAGTAGAAACCACACAAAAAGAAGTGGTAAAATATCAAATTTTCTCATTTCCTGTTGCATCCACTTTTGTTCCGTCTAAAGGTAAAGCCACTTCAATAGAAAAAATCAAACAAGAAAAGTTATGGTCTAATTATATAGCGGCTGCTTATGGAAATTATAATACACTTCATTCAGAACTGTTTATTACCCATGATATAGATGATACTCAGTATTTAGGAGGAACCCTTCGATATTTAGGTTCAGGAGGAGGTATTTCAGGAGTATCTCTTAATAATGGGTATGCTGATTTGTTATTTGGAGGTTTTTATAGCTATACATTTGATCAAAACCTATTAAAAGTTGATGCTTCCTACAATAGAGAAGGCTATAATTGGTATGGATTACCTATAAAAAATCCTAATTTTAATGGGGTAAATTATAGTATAATAAAACCTCAACATCTTTACAATACATTAAAAGCAGATGCTGAATTAATAGTTTCTAAAAGTTTTTTTAATAAAATGAATATTCGCTATATAGGATTTTCAGATGACTATAATTCAAGTGAAAATCGTTTTATATTAAACCCCCGATTTAATTTTGATATAAATCAAACAGATCTTAAACTTAATTGTAATTTAGATTATGTAACTACCTCTTTTGATAAGAGTTTTCAAATCAATTCAAATATGCAAGGGAAAGATTTGTCTATACAGCAATCTTCGCTCATTTTTAGTATTCATCCTAGTTTAACTTTTGTAAAAGATGATTTATCAATAGATTTTGGTGCTGAATTATCATATTTAACACGTTTAAAAAATATGTATTCAGGAATAGATCAAGGAACTCAGACAGGCTTTTATTTCTATCCTAAAATTTACGCATCCTACAAAGTGGTAGGAGATTTAATGGTAGCAAATGCAGGAGCAGAGGGAGGATTAGAGCAACAGACTTATCAAAATTTTGCTAACCAAAATAAATTTCTTTCTCCCACTTTAGATTGTAAACCAAGTGATCGTCAGTATGCTTTATTTTTAGGGTTAAATGGGAAATTAGCCAATACTATTTCCTATCATTTAAAATCAACTTATGAATCTGTAAAGAATAAATCTCTTTTTGTTAGTAATCCTTATTTGTCCAATCCAACACAAAACTATAGCTACGGTAATTCATTTAATATCGTATATGATGATCTTAAAAATCTGAGCTTTTTTGGGGAGTTAAAAGCAGATCTGAATAAAGATATAGCATTAGGGATAAATGCACTATTTAATTCTTATCAAACAGCAAATCAATTAGAAGCTTGGAATTTACCCATTGTAAAAATAGGCTTTTTAGCAGATTTTAATATAGGAGAAAAATTTTATGCAGGCACACAATTTTTTTATGTAGGAGAACGCAAAGATCAATTTAAAAGTTTTACTGGTTTTATTTATCCAGATTCAGTACAAAATGTAGATCCTTATTTTGATATGAATTTAGATTTAGGATATAAACATAACGAACGCCTAACATTTTTTATAAAAGGGAATAATTTAGCTAATCAAAATTATCAAAGATGGTTAAATTATCCTGTTCAAGGTATGCAAATAATAGGAGGTGTTAGTTATAAGTTTGATTTATAA
- a CDS encoding porin, translated as MSYKHFLFFFFLTLSVFCQNDILKKFNISGYGEFYYSYDFSNPSNHTKPNFLYNHKRHNEVNVNLMIIKTDFSDENYRANFSIMAGNYPQYNLSSEPTWAQFINEANLGIKLSNKNNLWLDVGILPSHIGFESAISSDCWTLTRSILAENSPYYETGIKLGYRSRGDKLYLAFLYLNGWQHIKKPNYILNPSFGTQINYQASKKLSINYSTFLGSDKPDSIHSFRHFHNIYLLYEPSNKTGIIAGFDIGSDKYNTKQYGTWYSPVIIIRQYFNNKTQLAIRGEYYNDPNQIMITTGSPKGFQTLGLSANLDYEIMKNIKVRIEPKLYLSKDEIFDNKKQNFSITSNLTIKL; from the coding sequence ATGAGCTATAAACATTTTTTATTTTTCTTCTTTCTTACGCTTTCGGTATTTTGTCAAAATGATATACTAAAAAAATTTAATATTTCAGGTTACGGAGAATTCTATTACAGTTATGATTTCTCAAATCCTTCCAATCATACAAAGCCAAATTTTTTATATAATCACAAACGGCACAATGAAGTTAATGTAAATTTAATGATTATAAAAACAGATTTTAGTGATGAAAATTACCGCGCTAATTTTAGCATTATGGCAGGAAATTATCCGCAATATAATTTAAGTTCTGAACCCACATGGGCACAATTTATAAATGAAGCTAATCTGGGTATTAAACTATCAAATAAAAATAATTTATGGTTAGATGTAGGAATTTTACCTTCTCACATAGGGTTTGAAAGTGCGATAAGTAGTGATTGTTGGACATTAACTCGTAGTATTTTAGCTGAAAATTCGCCTTACTACGAAACTGGTATCAAATTAGGATATCGTTCAAGAGGTGATAAATTATATTTAGCCTTTTTATATTTAAATGGTTGGCAACATATTAAAAAACCAAATTACATATTGAATCCTTCTTTTGGAACGCAAATTAATTATCAAGCATCTAAAAAGCTTTCCATAAATTATAGTACTTTTTTAGGAAGTGACAAACCTGATAGTATACATTCTTTTCGTCATTTTCACAATATATACTTATTATATGAACCTAGTAATAAAACAGGCATAATAGCAGGTTTTGATATAGGCTCAGATAAATACAATACCAAACAGTATGGTACTTGGTATTCCCCTGTAATTATTATTAGACAATATTTTAACAATAAAACTCAACTTGCAATAAGAGGTGAATATTACAATGATCCTAACCAAATTATGATTACAACAGGCTCTCCTAAAGGTTTTCAAACTTTAGGTTTATCTGCCAATCTGGATTATGAAATTATGAAAAATATAAAGGTTCGAATAGAACCTAAGTTGTATCTTTCAAAAGATGAAATATTTGATAATAAAAAACAAAATTTTTCGATTACTTCTAACCTGACAATTAAGTTATAG
- a CDS encoding EamA family transporter — translation MYFILLSIICSVSVGILLKMARNSGKSSYQIIAWNYIFALLALLLFFSPKLKTNFSSTTASIMVGLIILLPSIFILQAKAIQHSGIVKTDIAQRLSLFISIGFSVIIAKETFNNLKTIGLVVAFLAIFLTFYKKQTQHIEKEHNYFLPLVLIGFGVIDILFKKVATIGELSFTELLLVVFLGAFVLAALLAYWQIQSHKEVFSTTTIVWGAGVGLLNFGNIAFYIKAHQSLSSNPSTVFIGMNMGVIILGSLIGILYFKEKLTRLNYFGLVLSLVSIVLITISQVLVMKN, via the coding sequence ATGTATTTTATTCTTTTAAGTATTATTTGTAGTGTAAGTGTAGGCATATTGCTTAAAATGGCTCGAAATTCGGGTAAAAGTAGTTACCAAATCATCGCTTGGAACTATATTTTTGCATTACTAGCACTCCTACTCTTCTTTTCACCTAAATTGAAAACAAATTTTAGTTCTACTACGGCGAGTATTATGGTAGGACTCATTATTTTATTACCTTCTATTTTTATTTTACAGGCCAAGGCTATTCAACATTCAGGGATTGTAAAAACAGATATTGCCCAACGTTTATCGTTATTTATCTCTATAGGGTTTTCGGTTATAATTGCAAAAGAAACTTTTAACAATCTAAAAACAATAGGATTAGTCGTGGCTTTTTTGGCTATATTTTTAACATTTTACAAAAAACAAACGCAACACATAGAAAAAGAACACAATTACTTTTTACCATTGGTTTTAATAGGCTTTGGGGTAATAGACATTTTATTTAAAAAGGTGGCAACTATAGGTGAACTAAGCTTTACAGAATTATTATTAGTAGTGTTCTTAGGGGCTTTTGTTCTAGCTGCTCTACTTGCTTATTGGCAAATACAATCGCATAAAGAAGTATTTTCTACGACTACTATAGTCTGGGGTGCGGGCGTAGGATTGTTAAACTTTGGTAACATTGCTTTTTATATCAAAGCCCATCAAAGTCTGTCTTCAAATCCTTCTACCGTTTTTATTGGGATGAATATGGGGGTGATTATTTTAGGAAGTTTAATTGGAATCTTATATTTCAAGGAAAAACTAACCCGATTAAATTACTTTGGCTTAGTTTTATCTTTAGTTTCTATTGTTCTTATTACGATTTCGCAAGTACTTGTAATGAAGAACTAA
- a CDS encoding DUF2867 domain-containing protein, giving the protein MTTTHTIPTHSLLNNNVNYQYIDSYQETFTSTKTITAEDLGKAFFATGPKWVGALMNFRDKIVSALGLKTSSKVSNREAYLNNLKWEAGDQIGIFKVYDKSANELIIGEDDKHLDFRVSLLLQPTENSYQKTLSITTVVTIHNTLGKLYFLPVKPFHQFIVPRMLRGMIKGLAA; this is encoded by the coding sequence ATGACAACAACACACACCATCCCAACCCACTCATTATTAAACAATAATGTCAATTACCAATATATAGACTCCTATCAAGAAACATTTACCTCCACTAAAACCATTACTGCTGAAGATTTAGGAAAAGCATTTTTTGCTACAGGACCTAAATGGGTAGGTGCTTTAATGAATTTTAGAGATAAAATTGTGAGTGCTTTAGGGTTAAAAACTTCGAGTAAAGTCAGTAATCGTGAAGCCTATTTAAACAATCTAAAATGGGAAGCGGGTGACCAAATAGGGATTTTTAAAGTCTATGACAAATCGGCTAATGAATTAATCATAGGGGAAGATGATAAACATCTAGATTTTAGGGTTTCGCTCCTACTCCAACCTACCGAAAACAGCTATCAAAAAACACTTAGTATTACTACCGTGGTTACTATTCATAATACTTTAGGAAAGTTGTATTTCTTGCCTGTAAAACCTTTTCATCAATTTATAGTTCCTAGAATGTTGAGAGGGATGATAAAAGGTTTAGCAGCATAA
- a CDS encoding GIY-YIG nuclease family protein, with amino-acid sequence MDPFNPQRGFHSYYVYILTNDYRSTFYIGMTNNLKLRIEQHKLSIQNENKTFVAKYNLKHLVYYQKFTWVEEAIAREKELKKWSRDKKLNLIKEFNPNFNFLNHHFE; translated from the coding sequence ATGGATCCATTTAATCCTCAAAGAGGTTTTCATTCATATTATGTTTACATACTAACAAATGATTATCGATCTACCTTTTACATAGGAATGACGAATAATTTAAAACTTAGAATTGAACAACACAAACTTAGTATTCAAAATGAAAATAAAACATTTGTTGCTAAATACAACCTGAAACACTTGGTTTATTACCAAAAATTTACTTGGGTTGAAGAAGCAATTGCAAGAGAAAAAGAATTAAAAAAATGGAGTAGAGATAAAAAATTAAATTTAATTAAAGAATTTAATCCTAATTTTAATTTCTTAAATCATCATTTTGAATAA